A window from Electrophorus electricus isolate fEleEle1 chromosome 7, fEleEle1.pri, whole genome shotgun sequence encodes these proteins:
- the LOC113592098 gene encoding myomegalin-like isoform X7 yields the protein MKECCRICARELCGNRRRWLFHPAAKLQVLLSHALGSELQRDGRGEFACGKCAFMLERMYRFDTVIARVEALSIERLHKLLTEKDRLRQCIGGMYRRHNGEATPTGDDGRPEKDRAGGLTGLHDVRYCALLQEDLMYSEYESWAEDEEQVADCTHNPPVQASESSWASAPQRRCRGCSVLRVADSDYEAVCRVPRKLARSISCGPSTRCLPSACGEEPTASTPMPAIPTSDAPASDGDRTPAGPTSNSGGSVVSLTTTLDVALSGREADRDRRVEQNSDGHSEEHSGPALGSLGTTGKLALAQYLMHDCTYRPIQIPRGSRLPVLIRPAGTDASIRRGSPEWVLRTPYCGMEYVVEEADPPRIQLDAEPELAELEEMWNEAYVEYMPFCFQKVPKKRLIEDQQSQLNQYECAAGQCVSELQKAQLQVQSLQDKIQDSEISNKKLQESLNEMETELHSIRQAAQSQERTIQSLTESLTTKEAETQELYQVIEGQNNTMCKLREMAHRNQLQNTQVLQGCDAGSVARLQGEVVGLQSSLFCCQLELESSRRAQRQSQREASDLARARDRLHADLDAELQHRETTDRHNQDLRNTVQQLRSELQVKEAQLRDSESEHHSEISARDKTISDLQLTLRDKERLLQEYSELLEQPADTGRGRDALLDKLKSRIRERDKALERAIDEKFYRVEEKESEVRRLQLALREKERDLERLRYILSNNEETITSLDALVRSKELEAEQNQEACRKLQCLKDQCDRNHAVALLERDSIIKQLHTALNTRSKETEDLTAALMTKGSSSPGGLMDELSSRLALKERLFQELLADRSRQSQEHHTQVQDLLSTISSRDQYIKESGERLRQVIAERAGQLQELRMQLSSREQELSEERRERDRGASLAMEMERVQSILREKESLIQDLMQSQEETMVTSRPVGAVQGLDEGSSELEFQAVKEELQIALRKQKEAERELSELRPLLSKHEDHPSTEYQSTLEQLASEYQQLNQALRAEKKLYQNLSQIQSGGDSSAEKTRALHMELDTVQALRGQLEEVLSKTRDTALALDRAAKAQADYGEFSSDEEEEDDEDDDEDGGSSSEEFTDSIEEDDVKLTARSLASTQNAGMSGGPVGEGLSQGAMQGGWQDKVAQKKSKEREIREIKSQLSQAGHTTCSLNRSNLPGQQVANHKLEQSGLASGSVLESESGLKTDGKVSVRCRRWEQSDSDGLRPRGLPRHNQYAHGQEAEEEEYDDEDEDEEGEGARDPRCKCGAPIVTLRERSGKRRCTRPHSLDLGVLLAHGLRGSYSAQDPGVEQQVEGQSSGSSSSSGVGATGFWQHVEAGLREQAERLRSDLALSRQESRELQERLMVSEATVHAQAEQLKDYRELLTETAVQRDSKQVQVDLQDLGYETSGRSENEAERDDASSPEFDDLEMCTSLSREHYGDSGVGGGIKPWTCRADGRGAVQPDDASSLRCLVQDLRAQLSRCYGVIRGLQLRVRSLSATSDYASSLERTPRKVNWALRVSPSHSAVEEDEGWQSDGPAPGAARPSRELQELVSRVASLEEQVRNARLEGNGGAEEGKNTTWPGKYNTLIQAQARELSHLRQRMREGRGICHILTQHLGDTTKAFEELLRANDIDYYMGQSFRKQLSQSTSLAQRISIKINGRDRTELQDDKMGHELLALRLSKELQEKDKIIESLHTKLKQHPDTPSSSRAPSETTDQSDRTSFASDDRGSTNEDLELCSDVDAVSEYAQQEPAPRPEDAERFSLHHVPDCIQSLIAPYGPMESKTGRQGLSARSAVV from the exons ATGAAGGAGTGCTGTCGGATCTGCGCGCGCGAGCTATGCGGGAACCGGCGGCGGTGGCTCTTCCACCCGGCGGCTAAGCTGCAGGTGCTGCTGTCACACGCACTGGGCAGCGAGCTGCAGCGGGACGGGCGTGGAGAGTTCGCCTGCGGGAAGTGCGCCTTCATGCTGGAGCGCATGTACCGCTTCGACACGGTGATCGCCCGCGTGGAGGCGCTCTCCATCGAGCGCCTGCACAAACTCCTGACGGAGAAGGACCGCCTCCGCCAGTGCATCGGCGGAATGTACCGGAGGCACAACGGCGAGGCGACGCCCACGGGTGACGACGGCAGGCCTGAGAAGGACCGCGCCGGCGGACTGACGGGCCTCCACGACGTGAGGTACTGCGCCCTGCTGCAGGAGGACCTGATGTATTCGGAGTACGAGTCGTGGGCGGAGGATGAGGAACAGGTGGCCGACTGTACCCATAATCCCCCGGTCCAGGCGTCGGAGTCGTCGTGGGCGTCGGCGCCGCAGCGGCGGTGCCGAGGCTGCAGTGTGCTGCGTGTGGCCGACTCCGACTACGAGGCCGTGTGCAGGGTGCCCAGGAAGCTGGCGCGGAGCATTTCCTGCGGCCCGTCCACTCGCTGCTTGCCAAGCGCCTGCGGGGAGGAGCCGACTGCGTCCACCCCCATGCCAGCCATCCCGACGTCGGACGCTCCTGCGTCAGACGGCGACAGGACGCCGGCTGGGCCTACGAGCAACTCCGGTGGATCCGTGGTGTCCCTCACCACCACCCTGGATGTAGCGCTTTCTGGCAGAGAGGCGGACCGAGacaggagggtggagcagaACTCGGACGGCCACTCGGAGGAGCACTCGGGTCCTGCCCTGGGCTCCCTTGGGACCACCGGCAAACTGGCCCTAGCTCAGTACCTGATGCACGACTGCACATACAGGCCCATTCAGATTCCACGTGGCAGCAGACTGCCTGTGCTGATCAGACCTGCAGGCACTGATGCAAGCATTAGGCGGGGCAGCCCCGAGTGGGTCCTGAGGACACCCTACTGCGGTATGGAGTATGTGGTGGAGGAGGCAGACCCACCAAGGATCCAGCTGGACGCAGAACCTGAGCTGGCCGAGCTGGAGGAGATGTGGAATGAAGCGTATGTGGAGTACATGCCCTTCTGCTTCCAGAAGGTTCCAAAGAAG AGACTGATAGAAGACCAGCAGTCCCAGTTGAACCAGTATGAGTGTGCAGCGGGGCAATGTGTGAGTGAGCTCCAGAAAGCTCAGCTACAGGTCCAGTCTCTCCAGGACAAGATCCAGGACAGCGAAATCAGCAACAAG AAGCTTCAGGAGAGCCTGAATGAAATGGAGACTGAGCTGCATTCCATCAGACAGGCAGCTCAAAGCCAAGAGAGGACCATCCAGAGTCTTACAGAAAGCCTCACTACTAAAGAggcagag ACTCAGGAGCTGTATCAGGTTATAGAAGGTCAAAACAACACTATGTGTAAGCTCAGAGAAATGGCCCACCGCAACCAGCTCCAGAATACCCAG gTTTTACAGGGGTGCGATGCAGGCTCTGTAGCCCGGCTGCAGGGTGAGGTGGTGGGCCTACAGAGCTCTCTGTTCTGCTGCCAGCTGGAGCTGGAGTCCAGCCGGCGGGCCCAGAGGCAGAGCCAGAGGGAGGCAAGCGACCTGGCGCGTGCCAGGGACCGCCTCCATGCCGACCTGGACGCAGAGCTGCAGCACAGGGAGACCACCGACAGGCACAACCAG GACCTGCGTAACACAGTCCAGCAGCTGCGTTCTGAGCTGCAGGTGAAGGAGGCTCAgctgagggacagtgagagtgaacatCACAGTGAAATTTCAGCACGAGACAAAACAATCTCAGACCTGCAGCTCACATTGAGGGACAAGGAGAGACTACtgcag gagtACTCTGAACTGTTGGAGCAACCTGCTGACACAGGCCGAGGTCGAGATGCCCTGTTGGACAAACTGAAGAGCCGCATACGTGAACGGGACAAAGCACTGGAG CGTGCCATCGACGAGAAGTTCTACcgtgtggaggagaaggagagcgaggTGCGCCGCCTGCAGCTAGCGCTCCGCGAGAAGGAGCGAGACCTTGAGAGGCTGCGCTACATCCTGTCCAACAATGAGGAGACAATCACG agtCTGGACGCCCTTGTACGCAGTAAGGAGCTGGAGGCGGAGCAGAACCAGGAGGCGTGTCGCAAGCTGCAGTGTCTTAAAGACCAGTGTGACAGAAACCATGCGGTCGCATTGCTTGAGAGAGACAGCATCATCAAACAGCTCCACACTGCACTGAACACTCGCAGCAAAGAgacagag gaCCTGACTGCAGCACTGATGACTAAGGGCTCCTCCAGCCCAGGTGGGCTAATGGATGAGCTCAGCTCTCGGCTGGCCCTGAAAGAGCGACTCTTCCAGGAGCTGCTGGCTGACCGCAGCAGGCAGAGCCAGGAGCACCACACGCAGGTCCAGGACCTGCTTAGCACCATCAGCTCCCGAGACCAGTACATCAAG gagagTGGTGAGAGGCTGAGGCAGGTGATAGCAGAGCGTGCTGGGCAACTGCAGGAGCTGCGCATGCAGCTGTCGTCACGGGAACAGGAGCTCAGTGAggagaggcgagagagagacaggggggcTTCACTGgccatggagatggagagagtgcagagtatactgagagagaaagaaagcctcatacag GATCTGATGCAAAGCCAGGAAGAGACGATGGTGACCTCCAGACCAGTGGGGGCAGTGCAGG ggcTGGATGAGGGCAGCTCAGAACTAGAGTTTCAGGCTGTTAAAGAGGAGCTTCAGATTGCCCTGAGGAAGCAAAAAGAGGctgag CGGGAGCTCTCCGAGCTAAGACCTCTGCTCAGTAAGCATGAAGACCACCCAAGCACTGAGTATCAG AGCACTCTGGAGCAGCTGGCATCAGAGTACCAGCAGTTGAACCAGGCTCTCCGTGCTGAGAAGAAACTCTATCAGAACCTGAGTCAGATCCAGTCTGGAGGAGACAG CAGTGCGGAGAAGACCCGGGCGCTGCACATGGAACTCGACACTGTTCAGGCCCTGCGAGGGCAGCTGGAGGAGGTCCTGAGCAAGACCCGCGACACAGCTCTGGCACTGGACAGGGCAGCTAAGGCCCAGGCTGACTATGGAG AATTCAGCTCggacgaggaggaagaggatgacgAGGATGACGATGAAGACGGTGGCAGTAGCAGTGAAGAATTTACAGACAGCATAGAGGAAGATGATGTGAAACTGACCGCTCGGAGTCTGGCTAGCACGCAG AATGCTGGCATGTCTGGAGGACCAGTGGGCGAGGGTCTATCCCAGGGGGCCATGCAGGGAGGATGGCAGGACAAGGTAGCACAGAAGAAGAGTAAGGAAAGAGAGATAAGAGAGATTAAAAGCCAGCTCAGCCAGGCGGGCCACACCACGTGTTCTCTGAATAG AAGTAATCTACCAGGTCAGCAGGTGGCAAACCACAAACTGGAACAGAGCGGACTTGCATCGGGATCCGTGCTGGAGTCTGAATCTGGACTGAAGACGGATGGTAAGGTATCTGTGAGGTGCAGAAGGTGGGAGCAGAGTGACTCGGACGGACTGAGGCCCCGTGGCCTGCCCCGACACAACCAGTACGCGCACGGACAGGAAGCGGAAGAGGAGGAATATGACGAcgaagatgaggatgaggagggtgaGGGTGCACGGGACCCCCGGTGCAAGTGCGGGGCCCCAATCGTGACTCTGAGAGAGCGTTCAGGAAAGAGGAGATGTACCAGACCTCACTCTCTGGACCTCGGGGTGCTCCTGGCTCATGGGCTTCGAGGCAGTTACTCGGCGCAG GACCCAGGCGTGGAGCAGCAAGTGGAGGGCCAGAGTAGTGGCTCCAGTTCCAGCAGCGGGGTCGGAGCCACAGGGTTCTGGCAGCATGTGGAGGCAGGCCTCCGGGAGCAGGCGGAGCGTCTCCGTAGTGACCTGGCCCTTAGTCGGCAGGAAAGTAGAGAGCTGCAGGAGAGACTGATGGTGTCCGAAGCCACTGTCCACGCGCAGGCCGAGCAACTGAAGGACTACAGGGAACTACTGA CGGAGACCGCGGTGCAGCGGGACAGTAAGCAGGTGCAGGTGGACCTGCAGGATCTGGGCTACGAGACGAGCGGGCGCAGCGAGAATGAGGCGGAGCGAGACGACGCCAGCAGTCCGG AGTTTGATGATCTGGAGATGTGCACCTCCCTCTCACGCGAGCACTACGGCGACAGCGGCGTGGGTGGCGGCATTAAACCCTGGACTTGCCGCGCCGACGGCCGCGGCGCGGTGCAGCCGGACGACGCGTCCTCGCTTCGCTGCCTGGTCCAGGACCTGCGAGCGCAGCTCTCCCGCTGCTACGGGGTGATCCGGGGGCTACAGCTCCGTGTGCGCTCCCTCTCTGCCACGTCTGATTACGCCTCCAGCCTCGAACGCACCCCGCGCAAG GTGAACTGGGCGCTCCGGGTCTCTCCGAGCCACAGCGCAGTGGAGGAGGATGAGGGCTGGCAGTCGGACGGGCCGGCGCCAGGCGCGGCGCGGCCCAGCAGGGAGCTGCAGGAGCTGGTGTCACGCGTGGCCTCGCTGGAGGAGCAGGTTCGCAACGCCAGGCTGGAGGGGAACGGAGGTGCAGAGGAGGGCAAGAACACCACCTGGCCGGG GAAGTACAACACGCTGATCCAGGCCCAGGCTCGGGAGCTGTCGCACCTGCGGCAGAGAATGCGTGAGGGGCGGGGCATCTGCCACATCCTGACGCAGCATTTAGGTGACACCACCAAGGCCTTCGAAGAACTGCTACGAGCCAATGATATTGATTACTACATGGGCCAGAGTTTTAGAAAACAGCTCTCACAGAGCACTTCACTAGCACAGAGGATCAGCATTAAGATCAATGGaa gagaTCGGACAGAGCTACAGGATGATAAAATGGGCCATGAACTGTTAGCTTTAAG GTTGAGTAAGGAGCTCCAGGAGAAAGACAAGATCATCGAGTCTCTTCACACCAAGCTGAAGCAGCACCCTGACACGCCCTCCAGCAGCCGCGCGCCCTCCGAAACCACAGACCAGTCTGACCGCACTTCCTTCGCGTCAGATGACAGGGGCTCGACCAATGAGGACCTGGAGCTGTGTTCCGACGTGGACGCTGTCAGTGAATATGCTCAGCAGGAACCAGCACCCAGACCTGAGGATGCAG AGCGCTTCTCCCTCCACCATGTCCCTGACTGTATTCAGTCCCTGATCGCCCCCTACGGGCCCATGGAGAGTAAGACAGGTAGGCAGGGTCTGTCCGCACGTAGTGCAGTTGTCTga